The genomic window GTGCAGCGGGATCCGGGGGCCGTCGGCGCCGATCGGGGATCCGTGCTGGACCGGGCAGACTCCGGGTGCGGTGGCGTGCGGCGCGGTGACCGCGGACTGTGACGTGGTCAAAAGACGGTACTCCAGACGAGGGACATGAGCTCCGCGTCGAGGCTGGAACAAGGATGCGGCGCACGGTGATCCGTGAGGTCACCGCACAGTGCCTGCCGGACAGGCGATCTGGGCTGCGACCACCGTCGATCCGAACAAGCGCTGATCCAAGCGTCCAGAACTCGACAACTCGCCCACGCTATCAGCAATGCGAGAGGTCATCCCACGATGTGGCGAAAATTTGTTAGCACATGAAAGCAACGCGAGACCGAAAAGGCCTGTTCACACGGGTTGTCGGCGGCGGAGTGAAAGATGCTGCGATGGGCGATGTTTCGCCTGACGCCGCGGGCTTCGAGCCGACTAGTTACCGCCGCGCGCGGCCGCGTGCACCGCGACGAGCCGGGCCGCGCGGATCGCGTCCCAGAGCGGGCGCAGCAGCGTCTCCTGCGCGCCGATGGCGCTGGCCGAGGTCGGCGCGGACGCCGGTTCGCGTTGCGCCACCGTCAGTATCGCGGCCACGTGATCGGCGGTGTCGAGAATGCGCTTGGCGCGCAGTGGGATCGAGTTCGGGTAGTCGTGCCTGGCGTAGTCGGCGAGCTCGGCCTCGATGAGTTCGCGCGGATCGGAATCGGCGGCGCCGACCGCGGTCGTGTGCAGCTGCATCAGCGCGTCGGCGGCGTCGCGGACGGCCTCCCGCATGGCGTATTCGGCTTCGCCGAGCGACATGTCCGGGCCGGGGGCGGGCGGGATCGGGGTGCTGTAGAGCGTCCACTGGAGGGTGTCGTCGTCGGGCCACCGGGGGATCAGCCCGGTGCCCTCGGTGCCGGGCACACCGACGAGCAAGCCCTCCTCGGCCTCGATGGCGTCGGCGCTGAACACGGTGCCCGGCGGCAGCCCGCGCACGTCGCCGGGGACCGGAAGCACCAGGCGCAGCTGCGCGCCGGGCTGGGCCATGGCTTCGCGAATGACCTTGAGCAACGCCATGACACCGGATCCCGGCAGCGTGGTGCGCGAGGACCACGGCAGGTCGGTGCGGGCGCCGGTCATCGGGTCGCCCGCGGCGATGGTGTGCCGCGGCGCCCACGCGTGCAGCGCCTCCAAGACGTCGTCGGGCGCACTGCACCCGGCCAGCCAAGAGCCGGCCCACACCGTCAGCGTGGCACTAGGAGAGCACATAATTATCGAGCATAAACGCTTCGGGCTACCGGCGGGCATCGGCGCACGAGCCTTCGTGAGCTGCGCGCACCCGCCGATTCGGCGCCGCGGGACGGCACCGCATCCACCGGTCGCGCGGCGCGTGCCCGGCTACTCCGGTTCGGTGACGAAGTCGATCAGGCGTTCGACCGCGCCGATGAGCGGCGCCTCCAGATCGCGGAAGGACTCGACCGCGTCGTAGACCCGCCGCCACCCGTCCTGCGGGGTGCCCCAGCCGAGACGCCGGCAGACACCGGTCTTCCAATCCTCCCCGCGCGGCACCTCGGGCCAGGCGTCGATGCGCAGCGTCGCGGGCCGCACGGCCTGCCATACATCGATGAACGGGTGCCCGGTCACCAGCACGTGCGGGCCGAGACCGGTGGTGAGCTGGGTTTCCTTGGAGCCGGTGACCAGGTGGTCGACGAGCACGCCGACCCGGCGGCCGGGACCGGGCTCGAACTCGGCCAGCCGCGCGGCCAGATTGTCCAGCCCTTCCAGGTGCTCGACCACCACGCCCTCGACCCGCAGATCGTGGCCCCACACCCGCTCGACCAAGGCGGCGTCGTGCACACCCTCCACCCAGATCCGGCTGGCCTTGGCGACTCGAGCGCGCAAGCCCGCCACCCGGGTGGAGCCGGACGCGGACCTGGTCGGCTGCTTCGGCGCGGCGACGGCTGGGCGCACCAGGGTGACCGGCTCGCCGTCGATCAGGAAGGCCGCCTCCCGCATCGCGAACAGCCGCACCGCACCGCGCGCGTCCTCCAGCTTCACGAAATCGCCGTCGTAGCTGCGATCGAATCCGACCACGGCGCCGCAGAATCCGCTGGCCGCGTCCTCCACCACGAGGTCGCGTTCGGCGGTCACCTTCGGCACCGCCCGCTTCTTGGTTCTCTCGTGTCCGGCGAAGATGTCGCCATACCTGTCGCGCGTACCCACCCGCCCGAAACTACCCGGTGGCGCAGCGATCTTGCGGTTAGAGTGGGTTGCGTGGCCGCAATAGCTTGGCTGGTCGCGGGCATCCTGCTCGCGGCCGCAGAGATGCTCACCGGGGACCTCACGCTGCTGATGATCGGCATCGCGGCCCTCGGGACGGCGGGGGTGAGCGCGGCGGCGGACACCTCCCTGGTGATCGACGCGGTGGTCTTCGCGGTGATCACCGCGGTGCTCATGCTCGGGGTGCGGCCGATGCTGCGCCGCAAGTTCGGTACGCCGCCGCCGATTCCGACGAATGTCGATGCGCTGCCGGGGAAGTCGGCCCTGGTGCTGGAGGAAGTCGCCGCCCATTCCGGCCGGGTGAAGCTGGGCGGCGAGGTGTGGACCGCGCGGCCGATGAACCCGGACGAGGTGTACGAGCCGGGCGCGACCGTGTACGTCATGAAGATCGACGGCGCGACGGCCGTCGTCTGGAAGGGGCCGTAATGGCTGTATTGATCGTCGCCGCCGTGCTCGTCCTCTTGGTCGTGGTGGTGGTGTTCAAATCGATCGCGCTGGTGCCGCAGGCGGAGGCGGCGGTCATCGAACGGCTCGGCAGGTACTCGCGGACGGTGTCCGGCCAGCTGACGTTCCTGGTGCCGTTCGCCGACCGGATCCGGGCCAAGGTGGACCTGCGCGAGCGGGTGGTGTCCTTTCCACCGCAGCCGGTGATCACCCAGGACAACCTGACGTTGCAGATCGACTCGGTGGTGTATTTCCAGGTCACGAGCCCGCAGTCCGCGGTCTACGAGATCAGCAACTACATCGCCGCGGTCGAGCAGCTCACCGTCACCACGCTGCGCAACGTGGTCGGCGGCATGACGCTGGAGGAGACGCTGACCTCCCGCGACCAGATCAACAACCAGCTGCGCGGTGTGCTCGACGAGGCCACCGGACGCTGGGGCCTGCGCGTGGCGCGCGTCGAGCTCAAGGCCATCGATCCGCCGCCGTCGATCCAGGAGTCGATGGAGAAGCAGATGAAGGCCGACCGCGAGAAGCGCGCGATGATCCTCACCGCGGAAGGCACCCGGGAGTCGCAGATCAAGACGGCCGAGGGCGCCAAGCAGGCGCAGATCCTTGCCGCCGAGGGCGCCAAGCAGTCCGCCATCCTCGGCGCGGAAGGTGAACGGCAGAGCCGCATTCTGCGTGCCCAAGGTGAGCGCGCCGCCGCCTACCTGCAAGCCCAGGGCCAGGCGAAGGCCATCGAAAAGGTCTTCGCCGCAATCAAATCCGGCAAGCCGACGCCGGAACTGCTTGCCTACCAGTACATGCAGACGCTGCCGATGGTGGCCCGCGGCGACGCGAACAAGGTGTGGCTGGTGCCGAGCGATTTCGGCAAGGCGCTGGAAGGCTTCGCCAAGAGCTTCGGCTCGCAGGGCGAGGACGGCGTCTTCCGCTACGAGCCGCCCGCCGACGACTCGGCGCCGGTCAAGGTCGAGGACGATTCCGATGTCGCCGACTGGTTCGACACCGCCTCGGATCCGACCATCGAACGCGCCGTTCGCGCGGCGGAGGCCACCGCACGCCAGCCGGTCGAGGGCCTGATGCCCACCCCGCCGCAGCGTTCGCCCGAGCCCTCGCCGCACCAGCAGGTCGTTTCGCCGACCGAGTCCGCTCCTGCGCAACAGGAGCCGCCGCAACCCCTGGCCTACCGCCCGGACGACCCGCACGGCCGCCCGTGGCAGCCGCCGGAGAACTACCGGCAGTAGCTCTTTCCCGCGCCGCCCCGTCGCTCACCTCCGAGCGGCGGGGCGGTTCGCGTGGCGGGTTGTCGCCCAAGGAATCGGGGGCAGCGCGTTTTCGGCGTCTCCAGCCGAAAACGTTCCGCGCCACGGATAATCGGTGCGTGCTCGTGTGGGGACGGACATCCGGGAGAACATGCTGACGCGGAGGGCGCTGCTGCGGGCGGCGTCGATCGCACCGCTGGCGGGCTGCGGCACGGGTGTGCTCGGCACGCCGGGCGCGGTGCGAATCGCCGTGTCCTGGAGCGGTTCCGAGCTAGCCGCGTTCCGCGCGGTGCTCGACGCGCTGGACCTGTCCGGTTCGGTCGACGTGATCCCGCTCGGCGACGAGATCGAGACGGCGTTGACCGGCGGACGGTCCGCGCCGGAACTGGTCATGCTGCCGCAGGCCGGTCGGGTGCGCGAGCTGGCCGAGGGCGGCGCGCTGCGCGACGTTCCCGAATCGCTGTGGCTCGACGAGCTGGAGAAGCCTTGCTACCCGGGTGTCTGGGCGGAACTGCTCTACCACGACGAACGCCCGTACGGTGTGCCGTTCAAGGCGGCCGACAAGTCGATGGTGTGGTTCGACCGGCAATCGGCGCTCGAGTCCGGGGTCGGGACCCCCGCGCTGTGGACGCTGGACTTCTGGCTCGACCGCATCGAGTTCCTCGCCGGAACGGACCGGCGGCTGCTGGCGCTGGCCGCGGCGGACGGGTGGGCGCTGACCGACCTGTTCGAGAATCTGCTCTACGCGCAGGACCCGGAAACCTACGCGGCGCTTGCCGCCGGCGGGGAGTCGGCGAGCTGGGAGAAGGACGCGGTGCGTGCCGCCCTGCACCTGCTCGGCTCGTGGGCGGCGAACCCCGCCGCTTTCGCCGGCGGGGTCGGCACCGCCCTGACCATGCAGTTCTCCGACGCGGTGCGGGAGGTGTTCCAGCGAAGGCGGGCGGTGATGGTGGTCGCGCCCGATTTCGCCGAGCCCATCGTGCGCAAGGCCGTCGCCGAATCGGGACGCAACCCCGCCGAGGTCGTCGGCGTGATGGACTTTCCCGGTCTCGCGCCCGCGGGCCCGCGCCCGCGCATCGTCGGCGGCGACGTCCTGGTGCTCACTCCGTCGGCGGACGACCGCGCGGAGCGGGTGCTCGCCGCGCTGGCCGCCCCCGCGGCGCCGCTGCCGTGGATCAACCGGTTCCACGGGTTCCTCGCGCCGAACGAGCAGACCGACGCCGCCTATTCGCCGTTCCTGCGTCCGTCGGCCGAACGACTGCGCGACTCAGCGGTTTTCGGTCCGCGCGACGAGGTGGTGTTCGACCTGTCGGACCAGATCGGAGCGCTCGGCGGGCGAAACGGGTTGTGGCGGATACTCACCGAGTTCCTGATCGCCGTCGACGGTGACCGGTCCGGCATCGGTCCCGCCGTGAACGACGCGGTCCTGGCCTTGGCGCGGTGGTGAGCCG from Nocardia bhagyanarayanae includes these protein-coding regions:
- a CDS encoding DUF3097 domain-containing protein; the encoded protein is MGTRDRYGDIFAGHERTKKRAVPKVTAERDLVVEDAASGFCGAVVGFDRSYDGDFVKLEDARGAVRLFAMREAAFLIDGEPVTLVRPAVAAPKQPTRSASGSTRVAGLRARVAKASRIWVEGVHDAALVERVWGHDLRVEGVVVEHLEGLDNLAARLAEFEPGPGRRVGVLVDHLVTGSKETQLTTGLGPHVLVTGHPFIDVWQAVRPATLRIDAWPEVPRGEDWKTGVCRRLGWGTPQDGWRRVYDAVESFRDLEAPLIGAVERLIDFVTEPE
- a CDS encoding NfeD family protein, which translates into the protein MAAIAWLVAGILLAAAEMLTGDLTLLMIGIAALGTAGVSAAADTSLVIDAVVFAVITAVLMLGVRPMLRRKFGTPPPIPTNVDALPGKSALVLEEVAAHSGRVKLGGEVWTARPMNPDEVYEPGATVYVMKIDGATAVVWKGP
- a CDS encoding SPFH domain-containing protein, with the translated sequence MAVLIVAAVLVLLVVVVVFKSIALVPQAEAAVIERLGRYSRTVSGQLTFLVPFADRIRAKVDLRERVVSFPPQPVITQDNLTLQIDSVVYFQVTSPQSAVYEISNYIAAVEQLTVTTLRNVVGGMTLEETLTSRDQINNQLRGVLDEATGRWGLRVARVELKAIDPPPSIQESMEKQMKADREKRAMILTAEGTRESQIKTAEGAKQAQILAAEGAKQSAILGAEGERQSRILRAQGERAAAYLQAQGQAKAIEKVFAAIKSGKPTPELLAYQYMQTLPMVARGDANKVWLVPSDFGKALEGFAKSFGSQGEDGVFRYEPPADDSAPVKVEDDSDVADWFDTASDPTIERAVRAAEATARQPVEGLMPTPPQRSPEPSPHQQVVSPTESAPAQQEPPQPLAYRPDDPHGRPWQPPENYRQ
- a CDS encoding ABC transporter substrate-binding protein, whose protein sequence is MRARVGTDIRENMLTRRALLRAASIAPLAGCGTGVLGTPGAVRIAVSWSGSELAAFRAVLDALDLSGSVDVIPLGDEIETALTGGRSAPELVMLPQAGRVRELAEGGALRDVPESLWLDELEKPCYPGVWAELLYHDERPYGVPFKAADKSMVWFDRQSALESGVGTPALWTLDFWLDRIEFLAGTDRRLLALAAADGWALTDLFENLLYAQDPETYAALAAGGESASWEKDAVRAALHLLGSWAANPAAFAGGVGTALTMQFSDAVREVFQRRRAVMVVAPDFAEPIVRKAVAESGRNPAEVVGVMDFPGLAPAGPRPRIVGGDVLVLTPSADDRAERVLAALAAPAAPLPWINRFHGFLAPNEQTDAAYSPFLRPSAERLRDSAVFGPRDEVVFDLSDQIGALGGRNGLWRILTEFLIAVDGDRSGIGPAVNDAVLALARW